A region of Anolis sagrei isolate rAnoSag1 chromosome 2, rAnoSag1.mat, whole genome shotgun sequence DNA encodes the following proteins:
- the MAP1B gene encoding microtubule-associated protein 1B yields the protein MAAVVLEPETEPSCSLPGAVPASPSLSHRFLDTKFYLLVVVGELVTEEHLRRAIGNIERGIRSWDTNLVECNLDQELKLFVSRHSARFSPDVRGQKILHHRSDVLETVVLINPSDEAVSTEVRLMITDAARHKLLVLTGQSFENTGELILQSGSFSFQNFIEIFTDQEIGELLSTTHPANKASLTLFCPEEGDWKNSNLDRHNLQDFINIKLNSASILPEMEGLSEFTEYLSESVEVPSPFDILEPPTSGGFLKLSKPCCYIFPGGRGDSALFAVNGFNMLINGGSERKSCFWKLIRHLDRVDSILLTHIGDDNLPGINSMLQRKIAELEEEQSQGSTTNSDWMKNLISPDLGVVFLNVPESLGNPDPNFQLKRSIEEACFTLHYLSKLSMKPEPLFRNSGNSTEPIILFQKMGVGKLEMYVLNPVKNSKEMQYFMHQWTGTSKDKAELVLPNGQEIDIPVSYLTSISSLIVWHPANPSEKIIRVLFPGNSTQYSILDGLEKLKHLDFLKQPTVTQKDLTGNIASPAVKQTKLKQRTDSKESLKPVTKQLSSKTVRKESRDEASDTGKSSPPEKAQKVESKEKPIAKKDKTAKAETRLSVTEKDLTAKEQQLVKSEPAEKQAADVKPKVIKEKHVKKDIKAKSEEKQEEKEKPKKEVSKREEKTLAKKEEKPKKEDAKKDVKKESKKESKKEAPPKKEEKKEIKKEEKKEPKKLLKETKKTSASLPESKKTVTKPKPQKKEESVKKESGLLGKPKEKVKSKPLKKEIKVSEAAAAVTALGAVAATVAAAGVAASGKELEVERSLMSSPEDLTKDFEELKAEEVEVVKEIKSQVDIIGNEDKLTDIDRKEDYEVEKEKTGGPADSPDEGITTTEPEGECEQTPEELESVGKDRVDDNEKFEDEGTGLEESSEAGDYEEKAETEEAEEQGENEEEEEPLGIRHQDMKDIIEIEKEMTRVPEYEKMKGLKYDEKAEFRAKAEEQDEENVDEKAETEETEEEAEEEDKIEGVKDEEETEKMAAEEDYVMAVVDKAAEAGEIDAKYGLHTPMKHSESQSPPKEPASSIQDETLPGGSESEATVSDEENREDPPEEFTATSGYTQSTIEISSEPTPMDEMSTPRDVMSDETNNEESESPSQEYVNITKYESALYTQEFTRDKLSPLPDAFNGLSEGSKTDATEGKDYNVSASTISPPSSLEEDKFGKSSFQDVYRQQVNEIKSTSKLEISEALEEKHSPIDESPGLLSPIAKTPLSERSVNFSLTPNEIKVSSEPATLSAVSEKHHESLEEQCASPDDKTLEVVSPSQSAAGSAGHTPYYQSPTDEKPNQLPSEITGKTTEASITFEVTDAKDSIDKNRISPMDEPVPDSESPFEKVLSPLRSPPLIGSESSYDEFLSADVKSYPRETSSPFENSEKDGSPLQKSPASETTSTTVFEEKQVEKDMQLTPSKSDFVLEKKKDDLEASETHPVSILDERKLGEISPTQVDISHFSCFKEDTKMSISEGTVSDKSATPVDEVVAEDTYSHIEGVASVSTASVATSSFPEPTTDDVSPSLHAEVGSPHSTEVDDSLSVSVVQTPTTFQETEMSPSKEECPRPMSISPPDFSPKTAKSRTPAQDHRSPEQSTMSVEFGQDSPEQSLAMDFSRQSPEHPIAGATMHHISENGPTEVDFSPSDMQEHSFPNKISPVDQACYSHEKDISEIISVSQIEASPSSSSAHTPSPASSPLQEETLSGVTQPHDMPLHSAFSSEKIQSLGEKLSPKSDLSPLTPRESSPLYSPGFSDSPPVIKDTTATSQSPPLSLHMSPDKSFGYHTSVVQDTLTKHRQELLGCTDQEDVEETAGSPQALNYSYNGTGKITRSPEDTDYSYEKTEKVMGSPEILAYSYVATGKTTRSPETDSFSYETTGKATKSPEKFDYSCEKSLGLSESLSYSYETTEKTSKSPERIDYSYESTGKTSKSPETVSYSYEMSGKTTRSPDTASYHYEVDKYFVSEKTETRQDVDLCLVSSCEYKHPKTELSPSFINPNPLEWFASEEQSQEQEKPLTQSGGGQPPSGGKQQARLCGETPPTSVSESAPSQTDSDVPPETEECPSITADANIDSEDESETIPTDKTITYEHIDPPPVPMQDRSPSPRHPDVSMVDPETLPIEQNIGKPLRKDLKEKTKTKKQGIKTKSSSPAKKGDSKSKQMASPKPAGLKEAFDKVSRTASPKKKESVEKAAKNISTPEIKSSRNEEKDKETKNAANSTTSKSAKTTTAGSGNGKPTKSIAVPPGPPVYMDLVYIPNHSNSKNVDVEFFKRVRSSYYVVSGNDPAAEEPSRAVLDSLLEGKAQWGSNMQVTLIPTHDSEVMREWYQETHEKQQDLNIMVLASSSTVVMQDESFPACKIEL from the exons GTCAGAAGATTCTTCACCACCGAAGTGATGTTTTGGAAACTGTCGTTCTGATTAACCCTTCAGATGAAGCAGTCAGCACTGAG GTGCGCTTGATGATAACTGATGCTGCAAGGCACAAACTTCTGGTACTAACTGGGCAAAGCTTTGAAAATACAGGCGAGCTCATTCTTCAGTCTGGATCGTTCTCATTTCAGAACTTTATTGAAATTTTCACAGATCAAGag ATTGGAGAACTGTTGAGTACGACTCACCCTGCCAATAAAGCCAGCTTAACGCTTTTCTGTCCTGAGGAAGGGGACTGGAAGAATTCAAACCTTGACAGACACAACCTTCAAGATTTCATCAACATCAAACTCAATTCTGCCTCTATTTTGCCTGAAATGGAAGGACTTTCTGAGTTCACAGAATACCTTTCAGAGTCAGTGGAAGTGCCATCACCTTTCGATATCTTGGAGCCACCAACGTCAGGAGGTTTTTTGAAGCTTTCTAAACCTTGTTGCTACATTTTCCCTGGTGGAAGAGGAGATTCTGCTTTGTTTGCAGTTAATGGATTCAACATGCTTATCAATGGGGGCTCGGAGAGAAAATCTTGTTTCTGGAAACTCATCCGACATTTGGATAGAGTGGATTCAATTCTGCTCACCCACATTGGGGATGACAACTTGCCAGGAATTAACAGCATGCTACAACGAAAAATAGCTGAATTAGAAGAGGAGCAGTCTCAAGGCTCTACTACCAATAGTGACTGGATGAAAAATCTAATTTCACCAGATTTAGGAGTTGTGTTTCTTAATGTCCCTGAAAGCCTAGGAAACCCTGATCCTAATTTCCAGTTGAAAAGAAGCATAGAAGAGGCCTGTTTTACACTTCACTACTTAAGCAAGCTATCTATGAAACCAGAACCTCTTTTTAGGAATTCTGGAAACAGCACTGAGCCTAttattctttttcaaaaaatggGAGTAGGAAAACTGGAAATGTATGTGCTTAACCCAGTCAAAAATAGCAAAGAGATGCAATATTTCATGCATCAGTGGACAGGTACGAGCAAAGATAAAGCTGAACTTGTTCTACCAAACGGTCAAGAGATAGACATCCCAGTGTCCTATTTAACATCAATATCATCTTTGATTGTATGGCATCCAGCAAATCCCTCTGAAAAAATCATCAGAGTTCTCTTTCCAGGGAATAGTACTCAATATAGTATACTAGATGGATTGGAAAAACTCAAACATTTAGACTTTCTTAAGCAGCCAACTGTTACACAGAAAGACCTTACTGGTAATATAGCGAGTCCAGcggtaaaacaaacaaaactgaaaCAGCGAACAGATAGTAAGGAAAGTCTCAAACCTGTGACAAAACAACTATCTAGCAAAACAGTCAGAAAGGAATCAAGAGATGAGGCATCTGATACAGGGAAGTCTAGTCCACCTGAAAAGGCTCAAAAAGTAGAAAGTAAAGAGAAACCCATAgcaaaaaaagataaaacagcAAAAGCTGAAACTAGACTCTCGGTGACAGAAAAGGATTTGACAGCTAAAGAACAGCAGCTTGTAAAATCAGAACCAGCTGAAAAACAAGCAGCAGATGTCAAACCAAAAGTAATAAAGGAGAAACATGTGAAAAAGGACATAAAAGCAAAATCTGAGGAaaagcaagaagaaaaagaaaaaccaaagaaagaagtatctaagagagaagaaaaaacccTGGCTAAGAAAGAGGAAAAGCCTAAAAAGGAAGATGCCAAGAAGGATGTGAAAAAAGAATCTAAAAAAGAATCAAAGAAAGAAGCTCCCcctaaaaaagaagagaaaaaggaaattaaaaaagaagagaagaaagagcccAAGAAGCTTcttaaagaaacaaagaaaacatcTGCCTCTTTGCCCGAGTCAAAAAAGACTGTCACAAAGCCTAAGCCACAAAAGAAAGAAGAGTCTGTCAAAAAAGAAAGTGGGCTTCTTGGGAAACCAAAGGAGAAAGTTAAAAGCAAGCCACTGAAGAAAGAGATCAAAGTTTCCGAAGCAGCAGCTGCAGTGACTGCTTTGGGGGCTGTTGCTGCAACCGTGGCAGCTGCAGGTGTGGCGGCAAGTGGGAAAGAACTTGAAGTTGAGAGGTCACTCATGTCTTCACCAGAGGATTTAACAAAAGACTTTGAGGAATTAAAAGCTGAAGAAGTTGAAGTGGTGAAAGAGATAAAATCTCAGGTAGATATAATAGGAAATGAAGACAAATTAACAGATATAGATCGAAAGGAAGATTATGAAGTTGAGAAGGAAAAAACAGGGGGTCCCGCTGATTCTCCTGATGAAGGCATAACAACCACTGAACCTGAGGGAGAATGTGAGCAAACACCTGAAGAGCTGGAGTCTGTTGGAAAGGACAGGGTTGATGACAATGAAAAGTTTGAAGATGAAGGAACGGGTTTGGAAGAATCTTCTGAGGCAGGTGACtatgaagaaaaggctgagacaGAGGAGGCTGAAGAACAAGGtgaaaatgaagaagaagaggaacctCTAGGCATCAGACACCAAGATATGAAGGATATAATTGAGATTGAAAAAGAAATGACCAGAGTACCTGAGTATGAAAAAATGAAAGGTTTGAAGTATGATGAAAAAGCAGAATTTAGAGCTAAGGCTGAAGAGCAAGATGAAGAAAATGTAGATGAAAAGGCAGAAACAGAAGAGACTGAGgaggaagctgaggaggaagaCAAAATTGAGGGTGTCAAAGATGAAGAGGAAACAGAGAAGATGGCAGCTGAAGAAGATTATGTTATGGCTGTGGTAGACAAAGCAGCAGAGGCTGGTGAGATTGATGCTAAATATGGCTTGCATACTCCAATGAAGCATTCAGAATCTCAGTCTCCTCCTAAAGAACCAGCATCTTCAATCCAGGATGAAACTTTACCTGGTGGGTCAGAAAGTGAAGCAACTGTTTCAGATGAGGAAAATAGAGAAGATCCGCCTGAGGAATTTACTGCTACTTCAGGTTATACCCAGTCCACTATTGAAATATCCAGTGAACCAACTCCAATGGATGAAATGTCAACTCCAAGAGATGTGATGAGTGATGAAACGAATAATGAAGAAAGTGAATCCCCTTCTCAAGAATATGTTAACATTACTAAGTATGAGTCAGCTCTATACACTCAAGAGTTTACTAGGGATAAACTTTCTCCACTTCCTGATGCTTTCAATGGGTTATCTGAAGGATCTAAAACAGATGCTACTGAAGGTAAAGATTATAATGTTTCAGCTTCTACGATTTCACCACCTTCATCTTTAGAGGAAGACAAATTTGGCAAATCTTCTTTCCAAGATGTGTACCGTCAACAAGTAAATGAGATCAAAAGTACTAGCAAATTAGAAATTTCAGAAGCTTTGGAGGAGAAGCATAGCCCAATAGATGAAAGTCCAGGCCTTCTCTCACCAATTGCTAAAACACCTCTTAGTGAACGCAGTGTGAACTTCTCCCTGACTCCCAATGAAATTAAAGTGTCATCTGAGCCTGCAACTCTCTCAGCAGTGTCAGAAAAACATCATGAAAGCCTGGAAGAGCAATGTGCCAGTCCTGATGATAAAACATTAGAAGTAGTATCCCCTTCACAATCAGCCGCTGGTAGTGCTGGACACACTCCTTATTATCAGTCTCCCACAGATGAAAAGCCAAACCAACTCCCCTCTGAGATTACTGGTAAAACAACAGAAGCCTCAATCACTTTTGAAGTTACTGATGCCAAAGATAGCattgataaaaatagaataaGCCCAATGGATGAACCAGTGCCTGACTCCGAATCACCATTTGAAAAAGTGCTCTCGCCTTTACGAAGCCCACCACTCATAGGTTCAGAGTCTTCCTATGATGAATTTTTGAGTGCTGATGTAAAATCTTACCCCAGAGAAACATCGAGTCCCTTTGAAAACAGTGAAAAAGATGGCTCTCCCTTGCAGAAGAGCCCAGCTTCTGAGACTACTTCTACAACTGTTTTCGAAGAAAAGCAAGTTGAAAAAGATATGCAGCTTACACCATCAAAATCAGACTTTGtcctagaaaagaaaaaagatgacCTCGAAGCTTCTGAAACTCATCCTGTATCTATTTTGGATGAAAGGAAACTAGGAGAGATTTCTCCCACACAGGTAGATATTAGTCATTTTAGCTGTTTTAAAGAAGACACCAAAATGTCCATTTCTGAAGGGACAGTCTCTGATAAATCTGCAACTCCTGTTGATGAAGTTGTAGCAGAAGATACTTATTCACACATTGAAGGAGTTGCCTCTGTTTCCACAGCATCAGTTGCTACTAGTTCCTTTCCAGAGCCTACTACTGATGATGTATCTCCTTCACTGCATGCTGAGGTTGGATCCCCTCACTCTACTGAAGTAGATGATTCTCTTTCCGTATCTGTTGTACAAACACCCACAACATTTCAGGAAACAGAAATGTCTCCATCCAAAGAAGAATGCCCAAGGCCTATGTCCATTTCTCCCCCAGATTTCTCCcctaaaacagcaaaatcaaggACACCTGCTCAAGATCATAGGTCTCCCGAACAATCAACCATGTCTGTAGAATTTGGACAAGATTCCCCAGAGCAATCTTTGGCAATGGATTTTAGTAGACAGTCCCCTGAACATCCTATAGCAGGTGCTACTATGCACCATATATCCGAAAATGGTCCAACCGAAGTTGATTTCAGCCCTTCAGACATGCAGGaacactcttttccaaataaAATATCACCAGTGGACCAAGCATGCTATAGCCATGAGAAGGATATTTCAGAGATCATTTCAGTATCCCAGATAGAGGCTTCACCCTCTTCCTCCTCGGCTCACACACCTTCACCGGCAAGCTCTCCACTGCAAGAGGAAACTCTATCAGGTGTCACACAGCCTCATGATATGCCATTACATTCTGCATTTTCATCTGAAAAAATTCAGAGCCTGGGAGAAAAACTTTCACCAAAGTCCGACTTGTCTCCATTAACACCAAGGGAATCTTCTCCTTTATATTCACCTGGTTTTTCAGATTCACCTCCTGTGATTAAAGATACAACTGCCACTTCCCAGTCGCCTCCATTATCATTGCATATGTCACCAGACAAATCATTTGGTTACCATACCTCAGTAGTTCAAGACACTCTAACGAAACATAGGCAGGAGCTTCTAGGCTGTACAGATCAGGAAGATGTTGAGGAAACTGCAGGATCACCCCAAGCTCTTAATTACTCTTACAATGGGACTGGAAAAATCACTAGGTCGCCAGAAGATACTGATTATTCTTATGAAAAAACAGAGAAAGTCATGGGATCCCCTGAAATTCTTGCTTATTCTTATGTTGCCACAGGGAAAACCACCAGATCCCCTGAGACTGATAGTTTTTCATacgaaacaacaggaaaagccaCCAAGTCACCAGAAAAGTTTGATTATTCCTGTGAAAAAAGTCTTGGATTGTCTGAATCTCTTAGCTACTCTTATGAAACCACTGAAAAAACAAGCAAATCACCTGAAAGGATCGACTACTCTTATGAAAGCACTGGAAAAACTAGCAAATCACCCGAAACAGTCAGTTACTCTTATGAAATGAGTGGGAAAACCACCAGATCACCCGATACAGCTAGCTACCACTATGAGGTTGATAAATACTTTGTTTCAGAAAAAACAGAAACCCGTCAAGATGTTGATCTATGTCTTGTTTCTTCTTGTGAATATAAACATCCAAAAACTGAACTTTCACCTTCATTTATTAATCCTAACCCTTTAGAATGGTTTGCAAGTGAGGAACAGTCTCAAGAACAAGAGAAGCCATTAACTCAATCTGGAGGAGGACAACCACCTTCAGGAGGAAAACAACAAGCACGCCTGTGTGGTGAAACTCCTCCAACCTCAGTCAGTGAATCTGCTCCATCACAAACTGACTCAGATGTGCCACCTGAGACAGAAGAGTGTCCTTCTATTACAGCAGATGCTAACATTGATTCAGAAGACGAATCTGAAACTATTCCAACAGATAAAACCATCACGTATGAACACATTGATCCTCCACCAGTCCCAATGCAAGATCGTAGCCCTTCACCCAGGCACCCCGATGTTTCAATGGTAGACCCAGAGACCTTGCCTATTGAGCAGAACATAGGCAAACCTTTGAGGAAGGATCTGAAGGAAAAAACGAAAACgaaaaaacagggtataaagACCAAGTCTTCCTCTCCTGCCAAGAAGGGTGAcagcaaatcaaaacaaatgGCTTCACCCAAGCCTGCTGGCTTGAAGGAAGCATTTGATAAAGTTTCAAGAACAGCTTCTCCAAAGAAGAAGGAGTCAGTGGAGAAAGCTGCCAAAAATATCTCTACTCCTGAGATAAAATCTTCCCGCAATGAGGAAAAAGACAAGGAAACCAAAAATGCTGCCAATTCGACGACATCAAAGTCAGCAAAGACTACAACTGCAG